From Streptomyces sp. CMB-StM0423, a single genomic window includes:
- a CDS encoding PAS domain-containing protein codes for MSSRPSRGAARLAAILDALPDALLLVDTNGTVVAANRVALETFERPGAAVVGRGLLDLLPDFDPQLIPGSMRRPRGDTTGSVAPDAGLRPEERTKPLRMAARRTDGSAFPAEVTSADLEDGPGGESPYAPGHHYTGDELLMLVVRDLTGSAEIEAELHRQRRQTEMILRAAAEGIVGTDTTGKVVLVNPSAAQILGYRASELGGADLHPLIHHSRPDGTPLPYEETPIADTLRSGRKHRVRGQVLWGRDGQPVPVDMTTAPVRDGDQLVGAVLAFTDRRRRDALEARLAQLQAVLDVALRGPLDTLRAELNTLVDDPAGQLWPEANQTLRHLSAGYGRMTALIDSVLDFQRLDTGKARLAVETVHLEDVVHAATEGADELIGPGRAQFVVHAPQMEIEADGRWLALALAHLIAEVAGVDATGQRTAGASDAPVVVAAARRGDVVRIEVQGPRGVGGGAAAGSDSGGAGADSVHEPLARGVALLHGGILQTHEVPGQSGGAYLLEVPVQSAGPAARVARGRETSGRVRDTGNETTVMPGAEAPGRGGASGGASSGASGSSAGSGASGELAGPGGAAGSAGGSGGAVGNGTAGGGSSGGGASGGGAAGRTGGGRRRRGAPAAEESGDGAGTPPRGTGVGGTGTGTGRRRRGATPAAGVPAGAGAPGGSGGPGAGAPAEGAAVAGLPPGQGADDGAGRGGAGAAGGRGAGATEAGGPAVVQDPGHTPGHGTPQGAAAPEAVGGVAGRAAPGGPTPPQETSGAGGRRRRAVPEGAQGAYDGGNGAPAPGDGGADGAQDGAADGNGAAAGGTGDAGEAGAVDTGAAAVGHALPGTQGRGRRRRPVGQGPGSQPQQDRAESGEPTTGARRRPVGRGPAGPEGPEGGQGGPADFEGQVAPGGPGGRGGQGGYDGPGGPGGPAGPGGQGAYDGSGEPEARRVPGGRGVAAGPEVDGGPGVPAGAGGYGGPEGPGGGPVAYDESHGPGGRGGPSGPEGTDGQGGNGGPQGRGGRGRPGGRGGQGGFDGPGGPEGPDDPMGPGGPGGRGGPGGPAGPGGPAGPGGPAGPGGRGGPGGQAGPGGPGAPGGPVGPAAPGGPGGRVGPNGPAGPGPLPPGGPTAHTGPGAQMGPGAHAEPADHPSRTGHTPGRVEPLDPDEYDDPAAPGGHPARGRRGGPAYTAGPGEYDDAGRGPSRGGQAPSGRPGPDYTAGPGEYDGAGRGPSRARQLPGGHDAPAGEYGNSAAPGPRTRGNPGAYAGRGDPGDPVTGEYDDAAHPADGRSRTRNDSGGYAGPRAPGGYDDAGYAGPGAPNGPSRTQSNRRGYDDAPPGRGPARAQGDPGGYAEPGPAGAYDEPASAGRGPSVGQGDTGGGVSAGRLEPADPAGHRGGAGHPAALPAGQHSGAPQLPPGTTDPAVRNVQGTPVPPGGVGPAQPQHPTGRRRRPAAPADAPQGAPALPPGPATPDPDTGPHPHSQHPGGYDDAPPPYAAPRPRRATGRPVQDPDTGPYPHDGDRGAATGDDTGEVRTVRTSQTPHPAHGAPETPQPRRGTDTPAVPAQHDPRTQGDGRPQDAPGDRRAQDGPRTQGDPRTHGGNVPRRPGPQAPAAHNPAAGPHASGHTPVPVDPRHGMQTPARGVDPRRATADPAAAQATPAPPTVPAQDPPPAAAPQAPTRNAPDPAHAQATPADAPGPRAEPAASGSAATPAARGGATRFARSAATPAMPALPAQGSGPISVRTLGQGVAYVDQPGSPTQGGRGGPPSQGGQDPRNGPGPQNRSEDTPRDPRGTHGRHTGTPTGAPTHDPHDPYDPAHDSAYDPYAAAGDPAHAPTHDPYDAADEHTGGRRRRLGAGSPADGAPAHGGNPPPADAPPQQHAPHAPHAPHRPAPRPGTAARRDAIGRAFAIGAPDASAAEGPEPLDGRHGVIEVAAQDPETTPLRLDDEMPPEPLDNPRRLLVWPEPDAATQQALTARNYRPVVVHSREELDAQISVSPAGLFVDPLTGPITRTALQSLRKAAVAASVPVLVTAGLGQATREAAYGADPAVLLKALAPRDSEQHPPRVLLFEENPDIADALAATLERRGMQVMHATSDEAAVDLATRFRPNLVVMDLMRIRRRRTGIVDWLNANGMLNRTPMVVYTAVDINRAELPRLRSGETVLFLAERSTSAEVQNRIVDLLAKIGTT; via the coding sequence GTGAGCAGCCGGCCATCCCGAGGCGCTGCTCGCCTCGCCGCCATACTCGACGCACTCCCCGACGCGCTGCTCCTCGTCGACACCAACGGCACCGTCGTGGCCGCCAACCGCGTCGCGCTGGAGACCTTCGAGCGGCCCGGCGCCGCCGTCGTCGGCCGCGGGCTGCTCGACCTGCTGCCGGACTTCGACCCGCAGCTCATCCCCGGTTCCATGCGCCGCCCCCGTGGCGACACCACCGGTTCCGTCGCGCCCGACGCGGGGCTGCGCCCCGAGGAGCGGACGAAGCCGCTGCGCATGGCCGCCCGCCGCACCGACGGCAGCGCCTTCCCCGCCGAGGTCACCAGCGCCGACCTGGAGGACGGCCCCGGCGGCGAGTCCCCGTACGCGCCAGGACACCACTACACGGGCGACGAGCTGCTGATGCTCGTCGTACGGGACCTCACGGGCTCCGCCGAGATCGAGGCCGAGCTGCACCGGCAGCGCCGCCAGACCGAGATGATCCTGCGCGCGGCCGCCGAAGGCATCGTCGGTACGGACACCACCGGCAAGGTCGTCCTCGTCAACCCCTCCGCCGCGCAGATCCTCGGCTACCGCGCCAGCGAACTCGGCGGCGCCGACCTCCACCCCCTCATCCATCACTCCCGCCCCGACGGCACCCCCCTGCCGTACGAGGAGACCCCGATCGCCGACACCCTGCGCTCGGGGCGCAAGCACCGCGTACGCGGCCAGGTGCTCTGGGGCCGCGACGGGCAGCCGGTGCCGGTGGACATGACGACCGCCCCGGTGCGCGACGGCGACCAGCTCGTCGGCGCCGTCCTCGCCTTCACCGACCGGCGGCGGCGCGACGCGCTGGAGGCGCGGCTCGCGCAGTTGCAGGCGGTGCTCGACGTCGCGCTGCGCGGCCCGCTCGACACGCTGCGCGCGGAGCTGAACACGCTCGTCGACGACCCGGCCGGACAGCTCTGGCCCGAGGCCAACCAGACGCTGCGCCACCTCTCCGCCGGCTACGGGCGGATGACCGCGCTCATCGACAGCGTGCTCGACTTCCAGCGGCTGGACACCGGCAAGGCCCGTCTTGCGGTGGAGACGGTGCACCTTGAGGACGTGGTGCACGCCGCGACCGAGGGTGCGGACGAGCTGATCGGCCCCGGGCGGGCGCAGTTCGTCGTGCACGCGCCGCAGATGGAGATCGAGGCGGACGGGCGGTGGCTGGCGCTGGCGCTGGCGCACCTGATCGCGGAGGTCGCGGGGGTCGACGCCACCGGGCAGCGGACGGCGGGTGCTTCGGACGCACCGGTGGTCGTGGCAGCGGCCCGGCGGGGCGATGTGGTGCGGATAGAGGTGCAGGGGCCGCGGGGGGTCGGTGGCGGTGCCGCGGCCGGTTCCGATTCTGGTGGTGCCGGGGCGGATTCGGTGCACGAGCCGCTGGCGCGGGGCGTGGCGCTGCTGCACGGCGGGATTTTGCAGACGCACGAGGTGCCGGGGCAGAGCGGCGGTGCGTATCTGCTGGAGGTGCCGGTGCAGTCGGCGGGTCCTGCGGCGCGGGTGGCGCGGGGGCGGGAGACCTCGGGGCGCGTCCGGGACACGGGGAACGAGACGACGGTGATGCCGGGCGCGGAGGCGCCGGGGCGGGGCGGGGCTTCGGGAGGTGCTTCTTCGGGGGCTTCGGGGTCGTCGGCTGGGTCGGGGGCTTCGGGTGAGTTGGCCGGGCCTGGTGGGGCTGCCGGGTCTGCGGGTGGTTCGGGTGGCGCTGTCGGCAACGGTACGGCCGGGGGCGGGTCTTCCGGGGGCGGGGCTTCCGGTGGCGGTGCTGCCGGGCGTACGGGCGGTGGGCGGCGGCGCCGCGGCGCGCCCGCGGCGGAGGAGTCGGGCGACGGCGCGGGAACGCCCCCGCGCGGTACGGGTGTCGGCGGTACGGGTACGGGTACGGGCCGGCGCCGGCGCGGGGCGACACCGGCGGCCGGGGTGCCGGCGGGGGCCGGGGCTCCCGGTGGGTCCGGTGGGCCCGGTGCCGGGGCGCCCGCGGAGGGCGCTGCGGTGGCGGGGTTGCCGCCGGGGCAGGGTGCGGATGACGGTGCGGGGCGCGGCGGCGCGGGTGCGGCAGGCGGTCGCGGGGCCGGTGCAACGGAGGCCGGTGGGCCGGCGGTTGTCCAGGATCCGGGTCACACGCCGGGGCACGGTACGCCGCAGGGAGCGGCGGCACCCGAGGCGGTCGGCGGCGTCGCCGGGCGGGCGGCTCCCGGTGGCCCGACGCCGCCGCAGGAGACGAGCGGGGCCGGTGGACGCCGGCGGCGGGCGGTGCCCGAGGGGGCGCAGGGCGCGTACGACGGCGGGAACGGTGCGCCGGCGCCGGGTGACGGCGGCGCGGACGGCGCGCAGGACGGCGCGGCGGACGGGAACGGCGCAGCGGCGGGCGGTACGGGCGACGCGGGAGAGGCCGGCGCCGTGGACACCGGCGCGGCGGCGGTCGGGCACGCCCTCCCCGGTACGCAGGGTCGCGGCCGTCGCCGCCGTCCCGTGGGCCAGGGCCCGGGCAGCCAACCGCAGCAGGACCGCGCCGAGTCGGGCGAACCCACGACGGGCGCCCGCCGTCGGCCCGTAGGACGTGGTCCGGCGGGGCCGGAGGGACCCGAAGGCGGGCAGGGCGGACCGGCAGACTTCGAGGGGCAGGTCGCTCCGGGCGGCCCCGGCGGGCGCGGCGGCCAGGGCGGATACGACGGTCCGGGTGGGCCCGGCGGCCCCGCGGGACCCGGCGGCCAGGGTGCGTACGACGGTTCGGGTGAGCCCGAGGCCCGCCGCGTCCCGGGTGGACGTGGCGTAGCGGCCGGGCCGGAGGTTGACGGCGGTCCGGGGGTGCCCGCGGGCGCGGGCGGATACGGCGGGCCGGAGGGTCCCGGCGGCGGTCCCGTCGCGTACGACGAGAGTCACGGCCCCGGCGGGCGCGGCGGCCCAAGTGGGCCTGAGGGTACGGACGGTCAGGGCGGTAACGGCGGGCCGCAGGGGCGTGGCGGCCGGGGTCGCCCCGGCGGGCGCGGCGGTCAGGGCGGGTTCGACGGCCCGGGTGGACCCGAGGGACCGGACGACCCGATGGGGCCCGGAGGTCCGGGTGGCCGCGGAGGTCCTGGCGGCCCCGCCGGTCCCGGCGGCCCCGCCGGTCCCGGCGGCCCCGCCGGTCCCGGCGGACGCGGCGGCCCCGGTGGTCAGGCAGGACCGGGCGGACCCGGCGCGCCGGGCGGGCCGGTCGGCCCCGCGGCGCCCGGTGGTCCCGGCGGACGGGTCGGCCCCAACGGTCCGGCCGGTCCCGGCCCCTTGCCCCCCGGCGGCCCCACGGCCCACACCGGCCCCGGCGCCCAGATGGGCCCGGGTGCGCACGCGGAGCCGGCGGACCACCCTTCGCGTACAGGCCACACCCCCGGCCGGGTCGAACCGCTGGACCCCGACGAGTACGACGACCCGGCGGCCCCCGGCGGCCACCCGGCGCGCGGTCGCCGGGGCGGACCCGCGTACACGGCGGGCCCGGGTGAATACGACGACGCGGGCCGCGGTCCTTCCCGTGGGGGACAGGCGCCGTCCGGACGCCCCGGGCCGGACTACACCGCGGGCCCGGGCGAGTACGACGGCGCCGGCCGCGGCCCTTCCCGTGCGCGGCAGTTGCCCGGCGGGCACGACGCCCCGGCGGGCGAGTACGGCAACTCCGCCGCACCCGGCCCCCGGACGCGCGGCAACCCGGGTGCCTACGCGGGCCGGGGCGACCCCGGCGACCCCGTCACAGGGGAGTACGACGACGCGGCGCATCCGGCCGACGGCCGGTCCCGTACGCGGAACGACTCCGGCGGGTACGCGGGGCCGCGTGCCCCCGGCGGGTACGACGACGCCGGCTACGCGGGCCCCGGCGCCCCCAACGGCCCGTCCCGTACGCAGAGCAACCGCCGCGGATACGACGACGCGCCCCCCGGCCGCGGGCCCGCACGGGCGCAGGGCGACCCCGGCGGATACGCGGAACCCGGCCCGGCCGGGGCGTACGACGAGCCCGCAAGTGCCGGACGCGGGCCCTCCGTCGGCCAGGGCGACACCGGCGGCGGGGTTTCCGCCGGGCGGCTGGAGCCCGCCGACCCCGCCGGGCACCGGGGCGGGGCCGGGCACCCCGCCGCACTGCCCGCCGGGCAGCACTCCGGGGCGCCGCAACTGCCCCCGGGCACCACCGACCCCGCCGTACGGAACGTGCAGGGCACCCCTGTGCCTCCTGGCGGTGTGGGTCCCGCGCAGCCGCAGCACCCCACCGGCCGGCGCCGCCGCCCCGCCGCACCCGCCGACGCCCCGCAGGGCGCACCCGCCCTGCCCCCCGGTCCCGCGACCCCCGACCCGGACACCGGGCCCCACCCCCACTCCCAGCACCCCGGCGGCTACGACGACGCCCCGCCCCCGTACGCCGCCCCGCGGCCCCGCCGGGCCACCGGCCGCCCGGTGCAGGACCCCGACACCGGCCCCTACCCCCACGACGGCGACCGCGGCGCCGCCACCGGCGACGACACGGGCGAGGTCCGCACCGTACGCACCTCGCAGACGCCGCACCCCGCCCACGGCGCTCCGGAGACCCCGCAGCCCCGGCGCGGCACCGACACCCCGGCCGTGCCCGCCCAGCACGACCCCCGTACCCAGGGCGACGGCCGCCCGCAGGACGCCCCCGGCGACCGGCGCGCCCAGGACGGCCCCCGTACGCAGGGCGACCCCCGCACCCACGGCGGCAACGTCCCCCGCCGGCCCGGCCCGCAGGCACCCGCCGCCCACAACCCCGCAGCCGGCCCCCACGCCTCCGGCCACACCCCCGTGCCCGTAGACCCGCGGCACGGGATGCAGACCCCCGCCCGCGGCGTCGACCCGCGCCGCGCGACCGCCGACCCCGCCGCCGCCCAGGCGACCCCCGCCCCGCCCACGGTCCCCGCGCAGGACCCCCCGCCCGCGGCCGCGCCCCAGGCACCGACCCGCAACGCCCCGGACCCGGCGCACGCCCAGGCCACCCCCGCCGACGCCCCCGGACCCCGCGCGGAGCCGGCCGCGTCCGGCTCCGCCGCGACCCCCGCGGCCCGCGGCGGCGCCACCCGCTTCGCCCGCTCCGCCGCGACCCCCGCGATGCCGGCGCTGCCGGCGCAGGGGTCGGGCCCCATCAGCGTGCGCACCCTCGGCCAGGGCGTCGCCTACGTCGACCAGCCCGGCTCACCCACGCAGGGCGGCCGAGGCGGCCCGCCCTCCCAGGGCGGCCAAGACCCCCGGAACGGCCCGGGCCCCCAGAACCGCTCCGAGGACACCCCCCGGGACCCCCGCGGCACCCACGGCCGGCACACCGGCACCCCCACCGGAGCCCCGACTCACGACCCCCACGATCCCTACGACCCCGCCCACGACTCCGCGTACGACCCCTACGCCGCCGCCGGCGACCCCGCGCACGCCCCCACCCACGACCCGTACGACGCCGCCGACGAGCACACCGGCGGCCGCCGGCGCCGCCTCGGCGCCGGGTCCCCCGCGGACGGCGCGCCCGCGCACGGCGGCAACCCGCCCCCCGCGGACGCGCCCCCGCAGCAGCACGCACCCCACGCGCCCCACGCACCCCACCGCCCCGCGCCCCGCCCCGGCACCGCCGCCCGGCGCGACGCCATCGGGCGCGCCTTCGCCATCGGGGCCCCCGACGCCTCCGCCGCCGAGGGCCCCGAGCCGCTCGACGGGCGCCACGGCGTCATCGAGGTCGCCGCGCAGGACCCCGAGACGACCCCGCTGCGGCTCGACGACGAGATGCCGCCCGAGCCGCTGGACAACCCGCGCCGGCTGCTCGTCTGGCCCGAGCCCGACGCCGCCACGCAGCAGGCGCTGACCGCGCGCAACTACCGCCCCGTCGTCGTCCACTCCCGCGAGGAGTTGGACGCGCAGATCTCCGTCTCCCCCGCCGGGCTCTTCGTGGACCCGCTGACCGGCCCGATCACCCGCACCGCGCTGCAGTCGCTGCGCAAGGCGGCGGTGGCGGCGTCGGTGCCGGTGCTGGTCACGGCCGGTCTCGGGCAGGCGACGCGGGAGGCGGCGTACGGGGCGGATCCCGCGGTGCTGCTGAAGGCGCTGGCGCCGCGCGACAGCGAGCAGCACCCGCCGCGCGTGCTCCTCTTCGAGGAGAACCCGGACATCGCGGACGCGCTGGCGGCGACGCTGGAGCGGCGCGGCATGCAGGTCATGCACGCCACGTCGGACGAGGCCGCGGTGGACCTGGCGACCCGCTTCCGGCCGAACCTGGTCGTGATGGACCTGATGCGGATCCGCCGCCGGCGTACGGGCATCGTGGACTGGCTGAACGCGAACGGGATGCTCAACCGGACCCCGATGGTGGTCTACACGGCCGTGGACATCAACCGCGCCGAACTGCCGCGGCTGCGGTCGGGGGAGACGGTGCTGTTCCTGGCGGAGCGGTCGACGAGCGCGGAGGTGCAGAACCGAATCGTCGACCTGCTCGCCAAGATCGGCACCACCTAG
- a CDS encoding SigE family RNA polymerase sigma factor, whose translation MSTASTTDAPAAADTARPPLPTFAAYVHLRGPVLLRTARSLTTSPWDAEDLLQTALAQTYLAWDRIEDPRALDGYVRRALLNTRTSQWRKRRVDEYAAGDDLPEPAPVPGPDPAEHQAMRDAMWRAVLRLPERQRAMVVLRYYEDLSEAQTAAVLGVSVGTVKSAVSRALAKLREDTGLGEMAQAA comes from the coding sequence ATGTCCACAGCCAGCACCACCGACGCCCCCGCGGCGGCGGACACCGCGCGACCGCCCCTGCCGACCTTCGCGGCGTACGTGCACCTGCGGGGACCGGTGCTGCTGCGCACCGCGCGCTCCCTGACCACCAGCCCGTGGGACGCCGAGGACCTGCTGCAGACCGCGCTGGCGCAGACCTACCTGGCCTGGGACCGCATCGAGGACCCGCGGGCCCTCGACGGCTACGTACGCCGCGCGCTGCTCAACACCCGCACCTCGCAGTGGCGCAAACGCCGCGTCGACGAGTACGCCGCGGGCGACGACCTCCCCGAGCCCGCCCCCGTGCCGGGCCCCGACCCGGCGGAGCACCAGGCGATGCGCGACGCGATGTGGCGCGCGGTGCTGCGGCTGCCGGAGCGGCAGCGGGCGATGGTGGTGCTGAGGTACTACGAGGACCTGAGCGAGGCGCAGACGGCAGCCGTGCTGGGGGTGTCGGTCGGGACGGTGAAGAGCGCGGTCTCGCGGGCGCTCGCGAAGCTCCGGGAGGACACGGGGCTGGGGGAGATGGCGCAGGCGGCCTAG
- a CDS encoding VOC family protein — translation MPHKIFVNLPVKDLDRSMAFFTALGYTFDENFTDENATCLVISDGIYAMLLTEPFFKGFTKKEIADAGTSTEAILALSVDSREAVDEIVDKALAAGGGVANEPNDQGFMYGRSFLDPDGHQWEIFWMDPAAPTAA, via the coding sequence ATGCCGCACAAGATCTTCGTCAACCTGCCCGTGAAGGACCTGGACCGCTCGATGGCCTTCTTCACCGCCCTCGGCTACACCTTCGACGAGAACTTCACCGACGAGAACGCCACCTGCCTCGTCATCTCCGACGGCATCTACGCGATGCTCCTCACCGAGCCGTTCTTCAAGGGCTTCACGAAGAAGGAGATCGCGGACGCCGGCACGTCGACGGAGGCGATCCTCGCCCTGAGCGTCGACAGCCGCGAGGCGGTCGACGAGATCGTCGACAAGGCGCTGGCGGCGGGCGGCGGCGTCGCGAACGAGCCCAACGACCAGGGCTTCATGTACGGCCGCAGCTTCCTCGACCCGGACGGCCACCAGTGGGAGATCTTCTGGATGGACCCGGCCGCCCCCACCGCCGCGTAA
- a CDS encoding long-chain fatty acid--CoA ligase has protein sequence MLSTMQDVPLTISRIVTHGSTIHGNARVLTWTGSGEPPQSRTYAEVGARAAQLAYALRDELGVRQQEPVGTLMWNNAEHLEAYLALPAMGSVLHTLNLRLDPRQLVWIINHARDRVLLANGTLLPLLAPLLPHLPAVEHVVVAGPGDRAALDGTHVTVHDYEELLAGRPESYDWAVPDEREAAALCYTSGTTGDPKGTLYSHRSVYLHSLGVLAAESFGITVHDLALPIVPMFHVNAWGLPHAAFMAGTSLLMPDRFLQPGPIAEMMETCRPTISGAVPTIWQALLNELDARPRDVSAMRTAIVGGTACPPQLMKGFEERHGIRVVQAWGMTETSPLGCIAHPPAGLEPAEEYPYRLKQGRFPATVEARLRGPDGSLLPKDGESAGELEVRGPWIAGAYYGGADGEPFRPEDKFSEDGWLRTGDVGTITADGYLTLTDRAKDVIKSGGEWISSMELENHLMAHPDVAEAAVIAVPDETWEERPLAAVVLREGAEVSDEELRAYLGERIAKWQLPERWARIGEVPKTSVGKFDKKVLRRRYADGELTVTRL, from the coding sequence GTGCTGAGCACGATGCAGGACGTACCGCTGACCATCTCGCGGATCGTGACCCACGGCTCGACCATCCACGGCAACGCCAGGGTCCTCACCTGGACCGGATCCGGCGAGCCGCCGCAGTCCAGGACCTACGCCGAGGTCGGCGCCCGCGCCGCGCAACTCGCGTACGCGCTCCGCGACGAACTCGGCGTACGGCAGCAGGAGCCGGTCGGCACCCTCATGTGGAACAACGCCGAGCACCTGGAGGCGTACCTCGCGCTGCCCGCCATGGGCTCCGTACTCCACACCCTCAACCTCCGCCTCGATCCGCGCCAGCTCGTCTGGATCATCAACCACGCCCGCGACCGCGTCCTCCTCGCCAACGGCACCCTCCTCCCCCTCCTCGCCCCGCTGCTGCCGCACCTCCCCGCCGTCGAGCACGTCGTCGTCGCGGGACCCGGCGACCGCGCGGCCCTCGACGGCACCCACGTCACCGTCCACGACTACGAGGAACTCCTCGCCGGCCGCCCCGAGTCGTACGACTGGGCCGTCCCCGACGAACGCGAGGCCGCCGCCCTCTGCTACACCTCCGGCACCACCGGCGACCCCAAGGGCACCCTCTACAGCCACCGCTCCGTGTACCTGCACTCCCTCGGCGTCCTCGCCGCCGAGTCCTTCGGCATCACGGTCCACGACCTCGCGCTGCCGATCGTGCCGATGTTCCACGTCAACGCCTGGGGGCTGCCGCACGCCGCCTTCATGGCCGGTACGTCCCTGCTGATGCCCGACCGCTTCCTCCAGCCAGGACCGATCGCCGAGATGATGGAGACCTGCCGGCCCACCATCAGCGGTGCCGTCCCCACCATCTGGCAGGCCCTGCTCAACGAACTCGACGCCCGCCCCCGCGACGTCTCCGCCATGCGCACCGCCATCGTCGGCGGCACGGCCTGCCCGCCCCAGCTCATGAAGGGGTTCGAGGAGCGGCACGGCATCCGTGTCGTGCAGGCGTGGGGCATGACGGAGACCTCGCCGCTGGGCTGCATCGCGCACCCGCCGGCGGGCCTCGAACCGGCGGAGGAGTACCCGTACCGGCTGAAGCAGGGCCGCTTCCCCGCCACCGTGGAGGCGCGGCTGCGCGGCCCCGACGGGAGCCTGCTGCCGAAGGACGGCGAGTCGGCGGGGGAACTGGAGGTACGCGGGCCGTGGATCGCGGGCGCGTACTACGGCGGCGCGGACGGGGAGCCGTTCCGGCCGGAGGACAAGTTCAGCGAGGACGGCTGGCTGCGCACGGGCGACGTCGGCACGATCACGGCCGACGGCTATCTGACGCTGACGGACCGGGCGAAGGACGTCATCAAGTCGGGCGGCGAGTGGATCTCGTCGATGGAGCTGGAGAACCACCTGATGGCCCACCCCGACGTCGCGGAGGCGGCGGTCATCGCCGTACCGGACGAGACGTGGGAGGAGCGGCCGCTGGCGGCGGTGGTGCTGCGCGAGGGCGCGGAGGTGTCGGATGAGGAGCTGCGGGCGTATCTGGGGGAGCGGATCGCGAAGTGGCAGTTGCCGGAGCGGTGGGCGCGGATCGGTGAGGTGCCGAAGACGAGCGTGGGGAAGTTCGACAAGAAGGTGCTGCGGCGGCGGTACGCGGACGGGGAGCTGACGGTGACGCGGCTGTGA
- a CDS encoding bifunctional DNA primase/polymerase: MDSSVHSHALTAALAAARRGLPVFPLSRAKQPAVRSPHHADWPRVPCRGECGRIGHGVYDATTDTDAIHTLFAAAPWATGYGIACGRPPHHLIGLDLDVKPGTDARGVFESLLATHGIVLPPTVVILTPGGGRHIWLTGHADHTVPNSVGRLAPGVDVRGTGGYLAGPGSRTLHGTYRLAPRSARAPAPAPRALLRLLTPPPPDPPPPPPDADHPLGGERRPDALIRFVAASHPGERNARLFWAACRAYETGHGRDVAEALIRAAMTTGLPEREATATVASAARHMPR, from the coding sequence ATGGACAGCTCCGTACACAGCCACGCCCTCACCGCCGCGCTGGCCGCCGCCCGCCGCGGCCTGCCCGTCTTCCCGCTGTCCCGCGCGAAACAGCCCGCTGTCCGCTCCCCGCACCACGCTGACTGGCCACGGGTGCCCTGCCGCGGGGAGTGCGGGCGCATCGGCCACGGCGTGTACGACGCGACGACGGACACCGACGCGATCCACACCCTGTTCGCCGCCGCGCCCTGGGCGACGGGGTACGGGATCGCCTGCGGCCGGCCGCCACATCACCTGATCGGGCTGGACCTCGACGTGAAACCGGGGACGGACGCGCGGGGAGTGTTCGAGTCGCTGCTCGCGACGCACGGGATCGTGCTGCCGCCGACGGTGGTGATACTCACCCCGGGCGGCGGCCGTCACATCTGGCTCACGGGCCACGCCGACCATACGGTCCCCAACTCGGTGGGCCGCCTGGCGCCCGGCGTCGACGTCCGCGGCACCGGCGGCTACCTGGCCGGGCCGGGCTCCCGCACCCTGCACGGCACGTACCGCCTGGCCCCCCGCTCGGCCCGCGCCCCGGCCCCCGCCCCGAGAGCCCTGCTCCGCCTCCTCACCCCGCCCCCACCGGACCCCCCGCCGCCACCCCCGGACGCCGACCACCCGCTGGGAGGAGAACGCCGGCCGGACGCCCTGATCCGCTTCGTGGCCGCCTCCCACCCGGGCGAACGCAACGCCCGCCTGTTCTGGGCAGCCTGCCGCGCGTACGAGACGGGCCACGGCCGGGACGTAGCGGAAGCGCTCATTCGCGCCGCGATGACGACGGGCCTGCCGGAGCGGGAGGCGACGGCGACGGTGGCATCGGCGGCGAGACACATGCCGCGGTGA
- a CDS encoding glycoside hydrolase domain-containing protein: MPPEPRRTTRRLLAPLLAAVAVFAGALTGSPAAAPANANAAPAAVPEDLRDPRDLGAHVFRGRAFDTCHTPSRAAMSAWRASPYGAVGVYFAGRGRACPEQPHLTPSWLRAVHRMGWRVLPLYVGSQSPCVVAGNKDHVRIDPARPRGQGRAEARDAVRGARALGMAPRSALYLDIEHFRGSAACERTTLAYVRAWNEEVRRLGWFPGLYSSANSGIRMIEQARRAGQDGLPSVLWVARWRTAPSLYGEPRVDPAAWRPHRRIHQYAGMVEERHGGKRIVIDRNVVDAPVAIMGPRT, translated from the coding sequence ATGCCTCCCGAGCCCCGCCGCACCACCCGCCGCCTTCTCGCCCCGCTCCTCGCCGCCGTCGCCGTCTTCGCCGGCGCACTCACCGGCAGCCCCGCCGCCGCCCCCGCCAACGCCAACGCCGCCCCCGCCGCCGTACCCGAAGACCTCCGCGACCCCCGCGACCTCGGCGCCCACGTCTTCCGCGGCCGCGCCTTCGACACCTGCCACACCCCCTCCCGCGCCGCCATGTCCGCCTGGCGCGCCTCCCCCTACGGCGCCGTCGGCGTCTACTTCGCCGGCCGCGGCCGCGCCTGCCCCGAGCAGCCGCACCTCACCCCCTCCTGGCTCCGTGCCGTCCACCGCATGGGCTGGCGCGTGCTCCCCCTCTACGTCGGCTCCCAGTCCCCCTGCGTCGTCGCCGGCAACAAGGACCACGTACGCATCGACCCCGCCCGCCCCCGCGGCCAGGGCCGCGCCGAGGCGCGCGACGCCGTGCGCGGCGCACGCGCGCTCGGCATGGCCCCGCGCAGCGCCCTCTACCTCGACATCGAGCACTTCCGCGGCTCCGCCGCCTGCGAGCGCACCACCCTCGCGTACGTCCGCGCGTGGAACGAAGAGGTGCGCCGCCTCGGCTGGTTCCCCGGGCTCTACAGCAGCGCGAACTCCGGCATCCGCATGATCGAGCAGGCCCGCCGCGCCGGGCAGGACGGGCTGCCGTCCGTGCTCTGGGTGGCCCGCTGGCGCACCGCGCCCTCGCTGTACGGTGAGCCGCGCGTCGACCCCGCCGCCTGGCGGCCGCACCGCCGGATCCACCAGTACGCGGGCATGGTCGAGGAGCGGCACGGCGGCAAGCGGATCGTCATCGACCGCAACGTCGTGGACGCGCCGGTCGCGATCATGGGCCCCCGGACGTAG